In Rattus norvegicus strain BN/NHsdMcwi chromosome 1, GRCr8, whole genome shotgun sequence, a genomic segment contains:
- the Or2bd2 gene encoding olfactory receptor 2A1/2A42-like, whose protein sequence is MCPGTLNDSGTTEFLLLGLWAPPFLRPLLWASLLLAYLTTVLGNGALVGLIALDRRLHRPMYRLLTHLALLDTAYVSTTLPQALAHMTMRRARLSLVGCGTQLYVGISLGSCEAILLAAMALDRCLAVCRPLHYATLVTAPRCAALAGASWTLGFALSVPNAVATLRLPFCPERPAVDHFFCELPAVLRTACTDTTANYRLVYGLGVPILLVPLVLILASYAWILAAVSKLPSAGSRRKALSTCSSHLAVVGLFYGTVSAMYLRPKASSQLPARHHKLVAVFYLVVTPVLNPLIYSLRNHEVHMAARYALARLRGLRTVLH, encoded by the coding sequence ATGTGCCCAGGAACCCTCAATGATTCAGGAACCACGGAGTTCCTACTGCTGGGACTGTGGGCCCCACCTTTCTTGCGCCCTCTGCTGTGGGCTTCACTTCTTCTGGCCTACCTCACCACCGTGCTCGGTAATGGTGCCCTAGTGGGACTAATAGCCCTAGACAGACGACTGCACCGGCCCATGTATCGCCTGCTGACCCACCTGGCCCTGCTAGACACCGCCTATGTGAGTACCACGCTGCCGCAGGCTCTGGCACATATGACCATGCGTCGTGCCCGCCTCTCCCTGGTGGGTTGTGGCACGCAGCTGTACGTGGGCATCTCCCTGGGCAGCTGCGAGGCCATCCTCTTGGCTGCGATGGCCCTGGACCGCTGCCTGGCTGTGTGCAGACCTCTGCATTATGCGACCCTGGTGACTGCACCCCGCTGCGCGGCGCTGGCTGGAGCATCCTGGACACTGGGTTTTGCACTCTCTGTGCCCAATGCGGTGGCCACACTGCGCCTGCCCTTCTGTCCTGAGAGGCCAGCGGTGGACCATTTTTTCTGCGAGCTGCCTGCGGTGCTGAGGACAGCGTGTACAGACACCACAGCCAACTACAGGCTGGTCTATGGCCTGGGCGTGCCCATCCTCCTGGTACCCTTGGTCCTCATCCTAGCCTCCTATGCCTGGATTCTGGCTGCTGTGAGCAAGTTGCCTTCTGCTGGGAGTCGCCGCAAAGCATTGTCCACCTGCAGCTCACACTTGGCCGTGGTGGGGCTCTTCTATGGCACGGTGAGTGCCATGTACCTGCGGCCCAAAGCCTCTAGTCAGCTTCCTGCTAGACACCACAAACTGGTGGCAGTTTTCTATTTGGTAGTCACACCTGTCCTCAATCCACTCATCTACAGCCTTCGAAACCATGAGGTCCACATGGCAGCCCGTTATGCCCTGGCCCGGCTGCGGGGGCTGCGCACTGTGTTGCACTAA
- the Smim17 gene encoding small integral membrane protein 17 isoform X1, whose amino-acid sequence MQSLRTEQTQGLLPRDSKAWEKPCHSTFPKDWEAVEVGASSCDSDEKDLSSQETGLSQEWSSVEEDEESEDSQGFVEWSKAPQQTTIVLVVCVLFLFLVLTGMPMMLHI is encoded by the exons ATGCAGAGCCTCAGGACTGAGCAGACACAGGGACTACTGCCTCGGGACAGCAAGGCCTGGGAGAAGCCATGCCACTCCACCTTCCCCAAGGACTGGGAGGCTGTGGAGGTCGGGGCCTCCAGCTGTGACAGTGATGAGAAAG atctgtcttCTCAAGAGACTGGGCTTTCTCAGGAGTGGAGCTCagtggaggaagatgaggagtcaGAGGATTCTCAG GGCTTTGTGGAGTGGTCCAAGGCTCCACAGCAAACCACCATCGTGCTGGTAGTGTGCGTGCTGTTCTTATTCTTGGTTTTAACTGGGATGCCCATGATGCTCCACATTTAA